A single genomic interval of Spirosoma linguale DSM 74 harbors:
- a CDS encoding cytochrome c oxidase, cbb3-type, subunit I (KEGG: mxa:MXAN_5541 cytochrome c oxidase, cbb3- type, subunit I/II~TIGRFAM: cytochrome c oxidase, cbb3-type, subunit I; cytochrome c oxidase, cbb3-type, subunit II~PFAM: cytochrome C oxidase mono-heme subunit/FixO; cytochrome c oxidase subunit I), whose product MNVTTNQPLQVISPDRSAIGQPPPGQRPVTERFAYDNTIVRNFAVASIIWGIIGMLVGVIVASQLFAPAANLGNQYTTFGRIRPLHTNAVIFAFVGNAIFMGVYYSLQRLCKARMFSDLLSKIHFWGWQLIILSAVATLPLGLTTSKEYAELEWPIDIAITLIWVVFGINMFGTIVKRRERHLYVAIWFYIATFVTVAVLHIVNSMEMPVSFLKSYSMYAGVQDALVQWWYGHNAVAFFLTTPYLGMMYYFLPKMANRPVYSYRLSILHFWALIFLYIWAGPHHLLYSSLPDWAQSLGVVFSIMLIAPSWGGMINGLLTLRGAWDKVREDAILKFMVVGLTAYGMATFEGPLLSLKNVNGIAHFTDWIVAHVHVGALGWNGFLTFAMLYWLIPRMYHTPLHSKKLLNVHFWLGTLGILFYAVPMYISGFTQGMMWKEFTPESTLRYGNFLETTLQLLPMHRMRAIGGSLYLIGAILMGYNLFKTMAVGTLTANEPAEAPALAVAYKPEGSDTFWHRWLERKPFPLLVASLVVILIGGLVEMVPTFMVKSNVPTIAAIQPYTALEVEGRDLYIREGCVGCHSQMIRPFRSETERYGEYSKAGEFVYDHPFLWGSKRTGPDLHREGGKYPNSWHYHHMRDPASMSPGSIMPPYPWLLEQKLDVSHTEAKLKALKKVGVPYEDVTIRYAQDDLQKQAGDISSQLAKDGIKVQPDREIVALIAYLQRLGTDIKKMETVVK is encoded by the coding sequence ATGAACGTTACAACCAATCAACCACTTCAAGTCATTTCGCCCGACAGGTCCGCCATCGGGCAGCCACCACCGGGCCAGCGACCCGTCACTGAACGATTTGCCTACGACAATACCATCGTGCGCAACTTCGCCGTGGCCTCCATCATCTGGGGTATCATCGGTATGCTCGTTGGGGTAATCGTGGCCAGTCAGCTTTTTGCGCCAGCCGCTAACCTGGGCAATCAGTACACCACCTTCGGGCGGATACGTCCACTGCACACCAACGCCGTTATTTTCGCATTTGTAGGCAACGCCATTTTTATGGGTGTCTATTATTCGCTGCAGCGGCTTTGTAAAGCCCGGATGTTTTCGGACCTGCTCAGCAAGATTCACTTCTGGGGCTGGCAACTGATTATTCTGTCGGCGGTGGCTACCCTGCCGCTGGGCCTGACGACTTCCAAAGAATACGCTGAACTCGAATGGCCCATCGATATTGCCATCACGCTGATCTGGGTCGTATTCGGTATCAATATGTTCGGTACGATTGTGAAACGGCGGGAACGTCACCTGTACGTGGCCATCTGGTTTTACATCGCTACGTTCGTAACGGTTGCCGTGCTGCACATTGTCAACTCAATGGAAATGCCCGTTAGCTTTCTGAAAAGCTATTCGATGTACGCCGGTGTTCAGGATGCGCTGGTGCAGTGGTGGTACGGTCACAATGCCGTGGCTTTCTTCCTGACCACGCCATATCTGGGCATGATGTACTACTTCCTGCCTAAAATGGCGAACCGCCCCGTGTATTCGTACCGGCTGTCGATTCTGCACTTCTGGGCGCTGATATTCCTGTACATCTGGGCCGGTCCTCACCACTTGCTGTATAGCTCTCTGCCCGACTGGGCGCAGTCGCTGGGCGTTGTGTTCTCCATCATGCTCATTGCGCCATCCTGGGGTGGTATGATCAACGGATTGCTGACCCTGCGGGGCGCCTGGGATAAGGTTCGCGAAGATGCTATCCTTAAATTCATGGTAGTGGGCCTGACTGCCTACGGTATGGCCACGTTTGAAGGACCCCTGCTGTCGCTCAAAAACGTAAACGGCATTGCACACTTTACCGACTGGATCGTGGCGCACGTTCACGTGGGTGCCCTGGGCTGGAACGGCTTCCTCACCTTCGCCATGCTGTACTGGCTCATTCCACGCATGTACCACACCCCGCTGCACTCGAAGAAACTGCTGAACGTCCACTTCTGGCTTGGTACGCTCGGTATCCTGTTCTACGCGGTGCCCATGTACATATCGGGCTTCACGCAGGGGATGATGTGGAAAGAATTTACGCCTGAAAGTACCCTCCGCTACGGCAACTTCCTCGAAACAACGCTGCAACTGCTGCCCATGCACCGGATGCGGGCCATTGGCGGATCGCTTTACCTGATAGGTGCTATTCTGATGGGTTACAACCTGTTCAAAACGATGGCTGTTGGTACGCTGACGGCGAATGAACCGGCCGAAGCACCGGCCCTGGCCGTAGCGTACAAGCCCGAAGGCAGCGATACGTTCTGGCACCGCTGGCTGGAACGCAAACCGTTCCCGCTGCTGGTTGCCTCCCTGGTGGTTATCCTCATTGGCGGTCTGGTCGAAATGGTGCCGACGTTCATGGTGAAGAGTAACGTACCGACCATTGCTGCCATTCAGCCCTACACGGCGCTGGAAGTGGAAGGCCGCGACCTCTACATCCGCGAAGGCTGCGTAGGCTGCCACAGCCAGATGATCCGGCCGTTCCGCTCCGAAACCGAGCGCTACGGCGAGTACTCCAAAGCGGGTGAGTTTGTCTACGATCACCCGTTCCTGTGGGGCAGCAAGCGTACCGGTCCCGACCTTCACCGCGAAGGGGGTAAGTACCCGAATTCCTGGCACTACCACCACATGCGCGACCCGGCCTCTATGTCGCCCGGCTCCATTATGCCGCCGTACCCCTGGTTGCTGGAACAGAAACTGGACGTGTCGCACACGGAAGCCAAGCTGAAAGCCCTCAAAAAAGTAGGTGTTCCCTACGAAGACGTGACCATCCGGTACGCGCAGGACGACCTGCAAAAACAGGCGGGCGACATCAGCAGTCAACTGGCTAAAGATGGCATCAAGGTGCAGCCCGACCGTGAAATCGTGGCCCTCATCGCCTACCTGCAACGCCTGGGAACGGATATAAAGAAAATGGAAACAGTTGTGAAATAA
- a CDS encoding conserved hypothetical protein (KEGG: ccv:CCV52592_0899 hypothetical protein), translating into MIVWLTTALLTGLAGSLHCIGMCGPLAMALPVGRLPVGQRALARGLYHLGRLSAYSLLGIIVGSLGQGLLLTGLQRPVSIGAGILLLVWVVSARTFPNWVQTSPLTRRLTAPLAQLLRQPTLQHITGLGFLNGLLPCGSVYVALAGALAAPTLLNGGLYMLVFGLGTVPAMLSLTMALTHLTPRLRQRFGKALPLATVLLAVLLIVRGIGLPAHSAKTGADTIPICHGSRSM; encoded by the coding sequence ATGATCGTCTGGCTCACAACGGCCCTGTTGACCGGTCTGGCCGGGAGTCTGCACTGCATTGGCATGTGCGGACCGCTGGCTATGGCGCTGCCTGTAGGCCGGTTGCCGGTGGGCCAGCGAGCACTGGCGAGGGGGCTGTACCATTTAGGGCGGCTGAGCGCCTATAGCCTTCTGGGTATAATTGTGGGAAGTCTAGGGCAGGGATTACTCCTGACCGGTTTACAGCGACCCGTTTCGATTGGAGCGGGTATTCTGCTGCTGGTCTGGGTGGTTTCGGCGCGGACATTTCCTAACTGGGTACAGACCTCACCGCTCACCCGGCGGTTAACGGCTCCGCTGGCTCAACTGCTTCGCCAGCCTACGCTGCAGCACATAACCGGACTTGGGTTTTTAAATGGATTGCTGCCCTGCGGCTCCGTTTATGTAGCCCTGGCGGGTGCGCTGGCAGCTCCAACCTTACTAAACGGCGGCTTGTATATGCTGGTTTTTGGCCTTGGTACAGTGCCCGCCATGCTTAGCCTGACAATGGCCTTGACCCATCTGACGCCCCGCTTACGGCAACGGTTCGGGAAAGCGCTGCCCCTGGCAACCGTTCTGCTGGCCGTTCTGCTCATCGTGCGGGGCATCGGTTTACCGGCACATTCGGCTAAAACCGGGGCGGATACAATACCCATTTGCCACGGTAGCCGGTCAATGTGA
- a CDS encoding FixH family protein (PFAM: FixH family protein), translating into MNWGKAIILVFVLFAGFIGTMVVRMSRQTIDLVRDDYYQDEMAYQQQIDRVANAREFDPATYIQYQTESQQVKLRLPDSLQRGTLTLYCPADRKQDVRLPLTASTQVITVVPMQKRQRGLWRAQLAWSDGKREYYTERELILP; encoded by the coding sequence ATGAACTGGGGAAAAGCGATTATACTTGTCTTCGTCCTGTTTGCCGGATTTATCGGTACGATGGTTGTACGAATGAGCCGCCAGACGATTGATCTGGTGCGCGATGATTATTATCAGGACGAAATGGCGTATCAGCAGCAGATCGACCGGGTAGCCAATGCCCGTGAATTCGATCCGGCTACGTATATCCAATACCAGACCGAAAGTCAGCAGGTGAAGCTGCGCCTGCCCGACTCGCTTCAGCGCGGCACATTGACGCTCTACTGCCCCGCCGACCGGAAGCAGGATGTTCGTCTGCCCTTAACGGCATCGACTCAGGTGATTACGGTGGTGCCTATGCAGAAACGGCAACGTGGGCTGTGGCGCGCGCAACTTGCCTGGTCTGATGGCAAACGCGAGTATTATACCGAGCGCGAACTGATTCTGCCATGA
- a CDS encoding fatty acid desaturase (PFAM: fatty acid desaturase~KEGG: scl:sce6078 Fatty acid desaturase), protein MIIIAFFLAHWYLSVLMQTFFLHRYAAHQMFTMSPGWEKFFYVLTFIGQGSSFLSPRAYGIMHRLHHAHADTEFDPHSPEYSNNLFDMMWKTRTFYNDILNNRDTIPAKFKKGVPNWPFMEWFGDRWPVRLAWGTAYTLFYIQFAPSPWYFLLLPVHFLMGPVHGAIINWYAHRYGYTNFKLNDTAKNLLPFDFLMMGESYHNNHHKYGGRPNFGGFRWHEFDPAYPLILLLNKIGVLKLRLGRDEAYM, encoded by the coding sequence ATGATCATTATTGCTTTTTTCCTGGCGCACTGGTATCTGTCGGTACTGATGCAAACGTTTTTTCTCCACCGCTATGCCGCTCACCAGATGTTTACCATGAGCCCCGGCTGGGAAAAGTTTTTCTACGTACTCACGTTCATCGGGCAGGGGTCGTCGTTTCTGAGCCCCCGCGCCTACGGCATCATGCACCGGCTCCACCACGCCCACGCCGATACGGAATTTGACCCCCACTCGCCGGAGTATTCCAATAACCTGTTCGACATGATGTGGAAAACCCGGACGTTTTATAACGACATCCTGAATAACCGCGATACGATTCCGGCGAAGTTCAAAAAGGGAGTGCCTAACTGGCCGTTTATGGAATGGTTCGGCGACCGCTGGCCCGTACGGCTGGCCTGGGGTACGGCCTATACGCTGTTCTATATTCAGTTTGCGCCTTCCCCCTGGTATTTCCTGCTGCTCCCGGTGCATTTCCTGATGGGACCGGTACATGGGGCCATCATCAACTGGTACGCGCACCGCTACGGCTACACGAATTTTAAACTGAATGATACGGCCAAAAACCTGCTGCCGTTCGATTTTCTGATGATGGGCGAATCGTACCACAACAACCACCACAAGTATGGTGGACGGCCCAACTTCGGTGGGTTCCGCTGGCACGAATTCGACCCCGCCTACCCGCTTATTCTGTTGCTCAACAAAATAGGGGTGCTAAAACTCCGGCTCGGACGCGACGAAGCGTATATGTAG
- a CDS encoding cytochrome c oxidase accessory protein CcoG (TIGRFAM: cytochrome c oxidase accessory protein CcoG~KEGG: hypothetical protein), with protein MTTQLPPAQAAPVDDYFRSHLPNQNENGKRKWLYPKATSGRFTRWRTVMAVGLLVALFAGPFVWVDGHPLFLFNVLERRFIFFGVTFWPQDFYLVAIGLVTFVVFVSLFTVVFGRVFCGWACPQTIFMEMVFRKIEGWIEGDYKARQRLDAGPWTTEKVLKKTAKHTVFFLISFAISNTFLAYIIGRDNWLKLITDSPSEHVVGLFAMLVFTGVFYGVFAYLREIVCTTICPYGRLQSVMLDKNSLIVAYDYIRGEPRGKKQRAGQGETSTGAGASATNSVSSAFHPLPIAAQPKGDCVDCKLCVHVCPTGIDIRNGTQMECINCTACMDACDDVMLKIDRPLGLIRMDSQKGIETRQPFRFTTRIGAYTAVLVALLAVLGYLLVSRPPLDVTVLRAPGQLFQREANGIVSNLYSIEIINKTYQPMPVQFRLNNPDARLRFVQPLTETKPGELTKTMFFITLPQKDIHQDNTRLTIDIISGNTVVDQIETNFLGPVK; from the coding sequence ATGACAACTCAACTGCCTCCAGCCCAAGCCGCTCCGGTCGACGATTATTTTCGGTCACACCTCCCGAACCAGAACGAAAACGGTAAACGGAAGTGGCTATACCCCAAAGCGACGTCGGGGCGTTTTACGCGCTGGCGTACGGTGATGGCCGTTGGGCTGCTGGTTGCGTTGTTTGCCGGACCGTTCGTCTGGGTCGATGGGCATCCGCTGTTTCTGTTCAATGTGCTCGAACGTCGGTTCATCTTTTTCGGCGTAACCTTCTGGCCGCAGGACTTTTATCTAGTCGCCATCGGGCTTGTTACGTTTGTGGTGTTCGTGTCGCTGTTTACGGTCGTCTTCGGGCGTGTATTCTGCGGCTGGGCCTGCCCGCAAACGATTTTTATGGAAATGGTTTTCCGGAAGATCGAAGGCTGGATCGAAGGGGATTACAAAGCGCGTCAGCGGCTGGATGCCGGTCCCTGGACAACCGAGAAAGTCCTGAAGAAGACCGCCAAACACACCGTCTTTTTCCTGATCTCGTTTGCCATCAGCAACACGTTTCTGGCGTATATCATTGGCCGCGACAACTGGCTTAAGCTCATTACCGATAGCCCGTCCGAACACGTGGTGGGTCTGTTTGCCATGTTGGTGTTTACGGGCGTTTTCTACGGTGTGTTCGCCTATCTGCGCGAAATCGTCTGCACGACCATTTGTCCGTACGGTCGATTGCAGAGTGTGATGCTGGATAAAAACTCACTTATTGTTGCATACGACTACATCCGGGGTGAGCCACGGGGTAAAAAACAACGGGCAGGGCAGGGGGAGACGAGTACGGGTGCAGGGGCTAGCGCCACAAACTCGGTATCTTCCGCCTTCCACCCGTTGCCTATTGCGGCCCAGCCCAAAGGCGATTGTGTCGACTGTAAACTCTGTGTCCACGTCTGTCCGACCGGCATCGACATTCGCAACGGCACGCAAATGGAGTGCATCAACTGTACCGCCTGTATGGATGCCTGCGACGACGTGATGCTGAAAATCGACCGGCCGCTGGGCCTGATCCGGATGGATTCGCAGAAGGGGATCGAAACCCGGCAGCCGTTCCGGTTCACCACCCGGATCGGGGCATACACGGCGGTGCTGGTAGCCTTACTGGCGGTGCTGGGATACCTGCTGGTTAGTCGGCCGCCGCTCGATGTTACCGTATTACGGGCACCGGGGCAGCTGTTTCAGCGGGAGGCAAACGGTATTGTTTCCAATCTCTATTCGATTGAGATTATCAACAAAACTTACCAGCCTATGCCCGTACAGTTCCGCCTGAACAACCCCGATGCCAGACTGCGCTTTGTGCAGCCGCTGACGGAAACGAAACCCGGCGAACTGACGAAAACCATGTTTTTTATTACGCTGCCGCAAAAGGATATCCATCAGGATAATACCAGGCTGACCATCGATATTATTTCCGGAAATACGGTCGTCGACCAGATCGAAACCAACTTTCTGGGACCGGTGAAGTGA
- a CDS encoding cytochrome oxidase maturation protein, cbb3- type (TIGRFAM: cytochrome oxidase maturation protein, cbb3-type~PFAM: cytochrome oxidase maturation protein cbb3- type~KEGG: dar:Daro_0712 cytochrome oxidase maturation protein cbb3-type) produces MGMSIIFFMIGISLLMALGFLGAFIWSMRTGQQDDLYTPSLRMLLDDELPDEPATLPQTPLTTKPLSRTAQ; encoded by the coding sequence ATGGGTATGTCTATTATCTTCTTCATGATCGGAATTAGTCTGTTAATGGCACTGGGGTTTCTGGGTGCGTTCATCTGGTCGATGCGAACCGGCCAGCAGGACGACCTGTATACGCCTTCGCTCCGAATGCTGCTCGACGATGAGCTGCCGGACGAACCCGCAACACTGCCCCAGACGCCACTGACAACTAAACCGCTAAGTCGGACAGCCCAATAA
- a CDS encoding cytochrome c class I (PFAM: cytochrome c class I~KEGG: mxa:MXAN_5539 cytochrome c oxidase, cbb3- type, subunit III) produces the protein MNLLFIVLSIGPSAMWDIKSGEDLILLSLSIFLLVGMVLVGAVALYLLFILRKAVNPELANKPADTRTLWQRVSGLHALSQEQDLVMEHAYDGIHELDNPTPPWFMGLFYGTIGFGVIYLIVFHLIGAGNLQIAEYTQEVAIAEQQRDAYIKKVAGSINENNVTAVKDAKALDAGKAVFLQSCVACHGQQGQGGVGPNLTDEFWLHGGSVKSVFRTITEGVPEKGMMSWKKQLNPLQVQQVASYILSLQGTNPAGAKAPQGEKESPALASK, from the coding sequence ATGAATCTGCTTTTTATAGTATTATCAATTGGCCCGTCTGCCATGTGGGATATTAAATCGGGAGAGGACCTGATTCTGCTCTCGCTGTCCATCTTCCTGCTGGTGGGAATGGTACTGGTGGGGGCCGTGGCGCTCTATTTGCTCTTTATTTTACGCAAAGCCGTGAATCCGGAGCTGGCCAATAAACCCGCCGATACCCGTACCCTCTGGCAGCGTGTGTCGGGGCTGCATGCCCTCAGCCAGGAGCAGGATCTGGTGATGGAACACGCCTACGACGGTATCCACGAACTGGACAACCCAACGCCACCCTGGTTTATGGGCCTGTTTTATGGTACCATTGGCTTCGGCGTTATCTACCTCATCGTCTTTCACCTCATTGGTGCGGGCAACCTGCAAATAGCCGAATACACCCAGGAGGTTGCTATCGCCGAACAGCAGCGCGATGCCTATATCAAGAAAGTGGCTGGCTCGATCAATGAAAATAACGTGACTGCCGTGAAGGACGCCAAAGCCCTCGACGCGGGTAAAGCGGTGTTCCTGCAAAGCTGCGTCGCCTGTCATGGGCAGCAGGGGCAGGGGGGCGTTGGCCCGAACCTGACCGACGAATTCTGGCTGCACGGCGGCTCGGTGAAGTCCGTATTTCGCACCATTACCGAAGGTGTTCCCGAAAAAGGGATGATGTCGTGGAAGAAACAGCTTAACCCGCTTCAGGTACAGCAGGTAGCCAGTTATATCCTGAGCCTTCAGGGCACAAACCCCGCCGGAGCCAAAGCACCCCAGGGCGAGAAAGAATCACCGGCACTAGCTAGCAAATAG
- a CDS encoding ATPase, P-type (transporting), HAD superfamily, subfamily IC (KEGG: sat:SYN_02218 cation transport ATPase~TIGRFAM: ATPase, P-type (transporting), HAD superfamily, subfamily IC~PFAM: E1-E2 ATPase-associated domain protein; cation transporting ATPase domain protein; Haloacid dehalogenase domain protein hydrolase) — MTPTNDPSVSLPFTGLQYTEVKASRQQFGSNRLATHESQTGWRLFVEIVSEPMFILLAVASSLYVILGQWQEGAVLGVAMVLVSAISFFQSIRSDRALQALRQLSQPTVSVLRDGQQQHLPVEELVVGDVIWLSEGQIVPADGLLLQASDCAVDEAVLTGESVPVAKTVPATDRFLSGTLLTSGNAYVRITAVGEATELGRLGHSLQTIEVEKTPLQQQITQFVQRMAFAGFGAFALVWGINFAQSGDRVTALLLGLTIAMSILPEEIPVAFSSFMALGAARMVRFGVLTKQPQTVESLGSATVICTDKTGTITQDGMTLARLYNYSTDAVESLTDALTPSAGEVLVYARWASEPTPFDTMEQAIVAAYEAHFTPAVFSLQHEYPLGGTPPMMTHVYAAGTGPVRVAGKGAVERIVQVCRLSAAETANVLAKATELARLGYRVLGVAGSDWPNEDYPASQDEFTWSFKGLIALENPPKANARSVVRQFNQAGIVVKMITGDSPETACAIARHVDLPNADRMLIGQQVMELPEAELQAEVKQVNVFARMFPEAKLRVIRALKANGEVVAMTGDGVNDGPALKAAHIGVAMGRRGTEVAKQAASLVLVNDDLGGMVDAIAQGRRIYQNLKRAVGYIVSIHIPIILTVTVPLLVGWRYINLFSPVHIIFLELVMGPTCSIAFENEPAERNLMQQRPRPFTDTFFTASELGGSVVQGVAIAGAVLSVYWQGMNAGNSIESVRTMTFVTLVLSNIWLTLVSRSGREPVWQTVRRPNPLLWLMLSVTLLLLISALLFPPMRALAKFVELTPAAFGQCLLWSCLGVGWIELVKVFKSVSLFSR; from the coding sequence ATGACGCCCACGAATGATCCGTCCGTAAGTCTGCCATTCACCGGCCTTCAGTACACCGAGGTAAAGGCTTCCCGGCAACAGTTTGGCAGCAACCGTTTGGCAACGCACGAATCGCAAACGGGCTGGCGGTTGTTTGTTGAGATCGTCTCCGAACCCATGTTCATTTTGCTGGCGGTGGCCAGCTCTCTTTACGTGATTCTGGGCCAATGGCAGGAAGGGGCAGTGCTCGGTGTAGCAATGGTGCTTGTGTCGGCTATATCGTTCTTTCAATCCATTCGGAGCGACCGGGCGTTGCAGGCGCTTCGGCAGTTGTCTCAGCCAACGGTATCTGTCCTTCGCGATGGGCAGCAACAACACCTTCCGGTAGAGGAACTGGTTGTTGGTGATGTTATCTGGCTATCAGAGGGGCAGATCGTTCCGGCCGATGGGCTGTTGCTCCAGGCCAGTGACTGCGCCGTCGATGAAGCTGTCCTGACGGGTGAATCGGTGCCGGTAGCCAAGACCGTGCCAGCCACAGACCGGTTCTTGTCCGGTACGCTGCTTACCTCCGGCAACGCCTATGTACGGATAACCGCCGTTGGAGAGGCAACTGAATTGGGCAGGCTGGGGCATTCGTTACAAACGATAGAGGTCGAAAAAACACCCTTACAGCAACAGATAACCCAGTTTGTTCAGCGTATGGCCTTCGCTGGGTTCGGTGCGTTCGCACTTGTATGGGGTATTAATTTTGCCCAGTCCGGCGATCGGGTCACCGCACTGCTACTGGGGCTGACCATTGCCATGTCCATCCTGCCCGAAGAGATACCGGTGGCCTTCAGTAGCTTTATGGCGCTCGGAGCCGCCCGCATGGTGCGCTTTGGGGTTCTGACGAAACAGCCGCAAACGGTCGAGAGTCTTGGATCGGCTACGGTTATCTGCACGGATAAAACGGGGACCATTACGCAGGATGGCATGACCCTTGCCCGGCTCTACAACTATAGCACCGATGCCGTTGAGTCATTGACCGATGCGCTGACGCCGTCGGCCGGTGAGGTGTTGGTGTACGCCCGTTGGGCGAGCGAGCCCACGCCTTTCGACACCATGGAACAGGCCATTGTGGCGGCTTACGAAGCCCATTTTACCCCCGCCGTGTTTTCCTTACAGCATGAGTATCCGTTGGGCGGCACCCCGCCAATGATGACGCACGTGTATGCCGCCGGTACCGGTCCGGTACGCGTGGCGGGGAAAGGCGCGGTGGAGCGCATCGTTCAGGTTTGTCGATTGTCGGCAGCGGAAACGGCCAATGTTCTCGCCAAGGCAACCGAACTGGCCAGACTTGGGTATCGGGTGCTGGGCGTGGCCGGAAGCGACTGGCCCAACGAGGATTATCCCGCCAGTCAGGATGAGTTTACCTGGTCCTTTAAGGGGCTTATTGCGTTGGAGAATCCGCCCAAGGCCAACGCACGGTCGGTAGTCCGGCAGTTTAACCAGGCCGGTATTGTGGTGAAGATGATCACCGGCGATTCGCCCGAAACGGCTTGTGCCATTGCCCGCCATGTCGACCTGCCCAATGCCGATCGTATGCTGATCGGTCAGCAGGTGATGGAGCTTCCGGAAGCGGAGTTACAGGCCGAAGTGAAGCAGGTGAATGTATTTGCCCGCATGTTTCCCGAAGCCAAGCTGCGCGTAATTCGGGCGTTGAAAGCAAATGGTGAAGTGGTGGCCATGACCGGTGATGGAGTCAATGATGGTCCGGCGCTCAAAGCGGCTCATATTGGCGTGGCAATGGGTCGCCGGGGAACGGAAGTAGCCAAACAGGCGGCTTCGCTGGTACTGGTCAACGACGATTTGGGCGGTATGGTCGATGCCATTGCTCAGGGCCGACGTATTTATCAGAACCTCAAACGAGCCGTGGGGTATATCGTTTCTATTCACATACCTATTATACTGACGGTTACGGTGCCACTGCTGGTAGGCTGGCGCTACATCAATCTGTTCAGTCCGGTACACATTATTTTTCTGGAGTTGGTCATGGGGCCAACCTGCTCCATTGCCTTCGAAAATGAACCTGCCGAGCGCAATCTGATGCAGCAGCGCCCCCGCCCGTTTACCGATACGTTCTTTACGGCCAGCGAGTTAGGGGGCAGCGTTGTGCAGGGGGTAGCCATCGCAGGGGCCGTATTGAGTGTATACTGGCAGGGAATGAACGCGGGCAATTCCATAGAGAGTGTACGAACCATGACATTCGTTACGCTGGTGCTCAGCAACATCTGGCTGACCCTGGTAAGCCGGTCAGGGCGGGAGCCGGTCTGGCAAACGGTGCGTCGCCCGAATCCATTACTTTGGCTGATGCTGTCAGTAACCCTGCTGCTACTGATTAGTGCATTGCTGTTTCCGCCGATGCGCGCCCTGGCGAAATTTGTCGAATTGACACCGGCAGCTTTTGGTCAATGCCTGCTCTGGTCATGCCTGGGCGTAGGCTGGATTGAGCTGGTGAAGGTTTTTAAGTCGGTAAGTCTTTTTAGTCGGTAA